A genomic window from Microbacterium sp. ET2 includes:
- a CDS encoding APC family permease: MATSPVTLGRPEGKGLAAGTLGLWGSTVIGLASTAPVYSLVATLGFVVLAVGAQAPIAFIIAFVPMLFIAFAYRELNNAVPDCGTTFTWSTKAFGPWVGWLGGWGVAVAGTIVLANLAQIAGIYFWALFGDGSLAENVPLVTATGVLFIALMTWVSWRGVEIGERIQNVLLAIQYLLLAVFIVAALWHFFTGTAPNPTPFDLAWFNPLGFTDWSAFTEAILLAIFIYWGWDTCLALNEETKDPKRIPGRAALLTTLILVFTYVGVTVAAMMYAGLGSTGVGLGNEANADDIFLALKDDLLGPLAPLLLIAVLISAVSSTQTTILPTARGTLSMAVYKALPQRFRTVHPVYKTPSFSTIVMGIVASLYYIGMTLISDNILQDSILSLGLAIAFYYALTGYACVWYFRRDLFTSARNLVYRGILPLLGALMLSYAFIQSAIDMYDVDYGYTVLLGVGGTFVVGVGSLAIGVVLMFIWYAFPASKPFFRGERLNRDTPVLVPDEGAYQRSVDGGLS; the protein is encoded by the coding sequence ATGGCAACCTCCCCTGTGACCCTGGGCCGACCCGAAGGCAAGGGCCTCGCAGCGGGGACGCTGGGGCTCTGGGGCTCGACCGTGATCGGTCTGGCATCGACGGCACCGGTGTACTCGCTGGTCGCAACCCTCGGATTCGTGGTCCTCGCCGTCGGCGCCCAGGCGCCGATCGCGTTCATCATCGCCTTCGTGCCGATGCTGTTCATCGCCTTCGCCTACCGCGAGCTCAACAATGCCGTGCCCGACTGCGGCACGACATTCACCTGGAGCACGAAGGCCTTCGGCCCCTGGGTCGGGTGGCTCGGCGGGTGGGGAGTGGCCGTGGCGGGCACGATCGTTCTCGCCAATCTCGCCCAGATCGCCGGCATCTACTTCTGGGCACTCTTCGGAGACGGCTCGTTGGCCGAGAACGTGCCGCTGGTCACCGCCACCGGTGTTCTCTTCATCGCCCTGATGACCTGGGTGAGCTGGCGGGGGGTGGAGATCGGCGAACGGATCCAGAACGTCCTCCTCGCCATCCAGTACCTCCTCCTGGCGGTCTTCATCGTCGCCGCGCTCTGGCATTTCTTCACCGGCACCGCCCCGAACCCCACGCCGTTCGACCTGGCCTGGTTCAACCCGCTCGGCTTCACCGATTGGAGCGCGTTCACCGAGGCCATCCTCCTGGCGATCTTCATCTACTGGGGGTGGGACACCTGCCTCGCGCTGAACGAGGAGACCAAGGACCCCAAGCGCATCCCGGGTCGGGCGGCGCTCCTGACCACCCTCATCCTCGTCTTCACCTACGTCGGCGTCACCGTCGCGGCGATGATGTACGCCGGTCTGGGCTCCACGGGCGTGGGCCTGGGCAACGAGGCCAACGCCGACGACATCTTCCTGGCGCTCAAGGACGACCTGCTCGGTCCTCTCGCCCCGCTGCTCCTGATCGCGGTGCTCATCTCCGCCGTGTCGTCGACGCAGACGACGATCCTCCCCACCGCGCGTGGCACCCTGTCGATGGCGGTGTACAAGGCACTGCCGCAGCGGTTTCGCACGGTGCACCCCGTATACAAGACCCCTTCGTTCTCCACGATCGTCATGGGCATCGTCGCGAGCCTGTACTACATCGGGATGACGCTCATCAGCGACAACATCCTGCAGGACTCGATCCTGTCGCTCGGCCTCGCGATCGCCTTCTACTACGCGTTGACCGGATATGCCTGCGTCTGGTATTTCCGACGCGACCTGTTCACCTCGGCGCGGAACCTCGTCTACCGCGGCATCCTGCCGTTGCTCGGCGCGCTGATGCTGAGCTACGCGTTCATCCAGTCCGCGATCGACATGTACGACGTCGACTACGGATACACCGTCCTGCTGGGTGTGGGCGGCACCTTCGTCGTCGGCGTCGGTTCGTTGGCGATCGGCGTCGTGCTGATGTTCATCTGGTACGCGTTCCCCGCGTCCAAGCCCTTCTTCCGCGGTGAGCGACTCAACCGTGACACTCCGGTGCTCGTGCCCGATGAGGGGGCCTATCAGCGGTCGGTGGACGGCGGGCTCAGCTGA
- a CDS encoding asparaginase — translation MPQTIAAAEAVELAVVERSGFVESRHSGVAVVLDADGVVSERLGDVEALILPRSSLKPLQALALLTAGADLAGEELGLSTASHTGTDRHVSVVRGILDRAGLDERALGCPPAWPSDQPTRDAVVRAGGEPTRERMNCSGKHAAMLLTAAANGWDTETYLQPEHPLQARIREVIERLTGERVAATAVDGCGAPVHAVTLLGLARAVHRIGVSSERSPFALHRQAGTLVRTVREHPWTIEGPGRPDTVAIERLGVFAKTGAEGVLVMTAPGGATVALKILDGSSRAATAVALRLLERHGALPAADVAATLAELPLSVTGGGRDVGVIRPVDVLG, via the coding sequence GTGCCGCAGACCATCGCCGCCGCAGAGGCCGTCGAGCTCGCCGTCGTCGAACGCAGCGGATTCGTGGAGTCCCGTCACAGCGGCGTCGCCGTGGTTCTGGATGCTGACGGCGTGGTCTCCGAACGGCTCGGCGACGTCGAGGCGCTCATCCTCCCCCGCTCGAGCCTCAAGCCGCTGCAGGCGCTCGCTCTCCTCACGGCGGGTGCCGACCTCGCCGGCGAGGAGCTGGGCCTTTCGACCGCGAGCCACACCGGCACCGACCGGCATGTGTCCGTCGTCCGCGGCATCCTGGATCGTGCCGGTCTGGACGAACGCGCGCTCGGCTGCCCTCCGGCCTGGCCGTCGGACCAGCCCACGCGTGACGCTGTCGTCCGCGCCGGCGGCGAGCCCACGCGCGAGCGGATGAACTGCTCGGGAAAGCACGCCGCCATGCTCCTGACCGCCGCCGCGAACGGCTGGGACACGGAGACCTACCTCCAGCCCGAGCATCCGCTGCAGGCCCGCATCCGCGAGGTGATCGAACGTCTCACCGGCGAGCGCGTCGCCGCGACCGCCGTCGACGGCTGCGGGGCTCCGGTCCATGCCGTCACCCTGCTGGGTCTCGCCCGGGCCGTCCACCGCATCGGGGTGTCATCGGAGCGGTCGCCGTTCGCGCTGCACCGCCAGGCCGGAACCCTCGTCCGCACGGTGCGCGAGCACCCCTGGACCATCGAAGGGCCCGGTCGCCCCGACACGGTCGCCATCGAGCGCCTCGGCGTCTTCGCCAAGACCGGCGCCGAGGGCGTGCTGGTGATGACAGCCCCGGGCGGCGCGACCGTCGCGCTGAAGATCCTCGACGGGTCGTCGCGTGCGGCCACCGCGGTCGCCCTGCGCCTCCTCGAGCGTCATGGCGCGCTGCCTGCGGCCGACGTCGCCGCGACACTCGCCGAGCTTCCGCTGTCGGTCACCGGCGGCGGCCGAGACGTCGGCGTGATCCGCCCCGTCGATGTCCTCGGCTGA
- a CDS encoding OsmC family protein → MWGEHRYALRATWTGNRGNGTSGYRDYDRSVTIEIDGKPTLLASADKPFRGDPARWNPEDLLLAALSECHLLSYLHACVMTGVVVVGYDDEATGLMVEDGAGSGAFREVVLHPRVAVASEEMRDAAIAAHDKAHALCFIANSVNFPVRHEPTILVADASE, encoded by the coding sequence ATGTGGGGTGAGCATCGATACGCGCTGCGCGCGACGTGGACGGGTAACCGGGGGAACGGCACGAGCGGGTACCGGGACTACGACCGCTCGGTCACCATCGAGATCGACGGCAAGCCCACACTGCTCGCCTCGGCTGACAAGCCGTTCCGGGGAGACCCGGCGCGATGGAACCCCGAAGACCTCCTCCTCGCGGCGCTCAGCGAGTGCCACCTGCTGTCGTACCTCCACGCGTGCGTCATGACCGGAGTCGTCGTGGTCGGCTACGACGACGAGGCGACCGGTCTCATGGTCGAGGACGGCGCGGGGAGCGGCGCATTCCGCGAGGTGGTGCTGCACCCGCGTGTCGCGGTCGCTTCAGAGGAGATGAGGGATGCCGCCATCGCCGCGCATGATAAGGCCCATGCCCTGTGCTTCATCGCCAACTCGGTCAACTTTCCGGTGCGCCATGAGCCGACCATCCTGGTGGCTGACGCGTCGGAGTGA
- a CDS encoding lysophospholipid acyltransferase family protein: MVIAPLGRLIYRPRVEGKGNVPRQGPVIFASNHLSFIDSIAIPVAAPRPVHFLAKSSYFEGTGMKGWMSREFFRAIGAIPVQRGAGQAALDALEQQRRLLAEGRAVALYPEGTRSLDGRLYKGRTGVAFLALETGAPVVPVGLIGTDRVMPVGAKRPSFSERITVRFGTPLDLSHHGAASSGRARRGATDEIMAGIHALSEQELAGVYNEVPAQNPIERIKQVLPHERL; encoded by the coding sequence ATGGTGATCGCGCCGCTGGGGCGACTCATCTACCGTCCGAGGGTCGAGGGCAAGGGCAACGTTCCACGCCAGGGCCCTGTGATCTTCGCCAGCAACCACCTGTCGTTCATCGACTCCATCGCCATCCCGGTCGCCGCGCCCCGCCCGGTGCACTTCCTCGCCAAGTCCAGCTACTTCGAGGGCACGGGGATGAAGGGCTGGATGTCGCGGGAGTTCTTCCGCGCGATCGGCGCCATCCCCGTTCAGCGCGGGGCGGGTCAGGCAGCGCTCGACGCCCTCGAGCAGCAGCGCCGGCTGCTGGCGGAGGGGCGCGCGGTGGCGCTTTATCCCGAGGGCACGCGCTCGCTGGACGGACGGCTCTACAAGGGCCGCACCGGCGTCGCCTTCCTCGCGCTGGAGACCGGCGCCCCCGTGGTGCCGGTGGGACTCATCGGGACCGACCGCGTGATGCCGGTGGGGGCGAAACGCCCGTCGTTCTCCGAGCGCATCACCGTCCGGTTCGGAACGCCGCTGGACCTCTCGCACCACGGCGCGGCCTCCTCGGGGCGCGCGCGCCGAGGGGCGACCGACGAGATCATGGCGGGGATCCACGCCCTCAGCGAGCAGGAGCTCGCCGGTGTGTACAACGAGGTTCCCGCGCAGAACCCCATCGAGCGCATCAAACAGGTGCTTCCGCACGAGCGCCTGTAG
- a CDS encoding FKBP-type peptidyl-prolyl cis-trans isomerase, which yields MRIRPLAALSVAAVSVLMLTSCSGAAPDATESPSAQVADLCDSVAPSGDASEAVTVEGEPGAASQAVFTAPLEISELQSTVVTEGEGDAVEAGELVNIAFTAFSAETGEELGSLNYEPGQFLPQQISADNPIGQVLGCATPGTRVVATFPATETNGGEVYVFDFLETVPDAAWGTEQPAPEGLPEVDLADDGEPTITVPDTDAPTEVELATLKQGDGETVAPGDTVLVQYTGVKWSDNEIFDSSWEAGTPTSFQTTGVVDGFRQALEGQTVGSQVLVVIPPEFGYGAVEGNELQEETLVFVVDILGVQHAVPTTAP from the coding sequence GTGCGTATTCGACCGCTCGCCGCTCTGTCCGTCGCCGCCGTATCGGTCTTGATGTTGACGTCGTGCTCCGGCGCCGCGCCCGACGCGACCGAGTCGCCGTCGGCCCAGGTCGCCGATCTGTGCGATTCGGTCGCCCCGTCGGGCGACGCGTCCGAAGCGGTCACGGTCGAGGGCGAGCCCGGCGCCGCATCTCAGGCGGTCTTCACCGCGCCGCTGGAGATCTCCGAGCTGCAGAGCACCGTCGTCACCGAGGGGGAGGGCGACGCGGTCGAGGCCGGTGAGCTCGTCAACATCGCCTTCACCGCCTTCAGCGCCGAGACCGGCGAAGAGCTGGGATCGCTCAACTACGAGCCCGGCCAGTTCCTGCCGCAGCAGATCTCCGCAGACAACCCCATCGGCCAGGTCCTGGGGTGCGCGACGCCCGGCACGCGCGTCGTCGCCACCTTCCCCGCGACCGAGACCAACGGCGGCGAGGTCTACGTCTTCGACTTCCTCGAGACCGTCCCCGATGCGGCGTGGGGCACTGAGCAGCCCGCGCCCGAGGGGCTTCCCGAGGTGGACCTGGCGGATGACGGCGAGCCGACCATCACGGTTCCCGACACCGACGCTCCCACCGAGGTGGAGCTTGCGACGCTGAAGCAGGGCGATGGCGAGACCGTCGCGCCCGGTGACACCGTGCTGGTGCAGTACACCGGCGTGAAGTGGTCGGACAACGAGATTTTCGACTCCAGCTGGGAGGCCGGGACCCCCACGTCGTTCCAGACCACCGGTGTGGTCGACGGATTCCGTCAGGCACTGGAGGGTCAGACCGTCGGTTCGCAGGTGCTCGTGGTGATCCCGCCGGAGTTCGGCTACGGCGCCGTGGAGGGCAACGAGCTGCAGGAGGAGACCCTGGTCTTCGTCGTCGACATCCTCGGCGTCCAGCACGCCGTACCCACGACCGCACCCTGA
- the dxr gene encoding 1-deoxy-D-xylulose-5-phosphate reductoisomerase: protein MRRILVLGSTGSIGTQALEVIAANPDRFEVAGLATGRRHDLMTVQAEQFGVAESACALGAVEAEQLVRDVEADVVLNGITGSVGLGPTLAALETGRTLALANKESLIVGGELVTALAAPGQIVPVDSEHSAIAQALRAGTHDEVRRLVLTASGGPFRGRSRSELAEVTPAQALAHPTWDMGRVVTTNSATLVNKGLEVIEAHLLFGVPYDAIDVVVHPQSVVHSMVEFVDGSTIAQASPPDMRLPISLGLDWPQRVAGVGVPIDWTGATRWDFEPLDEDAFPAVRLAKHVGEAGATYPAVFNAANEQAVDAFHEGRLRFLDIVDLVADVVDRHEAPAALTRASLADAESWARRVADELIDAR, encoded by the coding sequence ATGCGGCGCATCCTCGTCCTCGGCTCCACCGGCTCCATCGGCACGCAGGCCCTCGAGGTCATCGCAGCCAATCCCGATCGCTTCGAGGTGGCCGGTCTCGCGACGGGACGTCGGCATGATCTGATGACCGTGCAGGCCGAGCAGTTCGGAGTCGCCGAGAGCGCGTGCGCGCTCGGCGCGGTCGAGGCGGAGCAGCTCGTCCGCGACGTCGAGGCCGATGTCGTGCTCAACGGAATCACCGGTTCCGTGGGGCTCGGCCCCACCCTCGCCGCACTCGAGACCGGCCGCACATTGGCGTTGGCGAACAAGGAGTCGCTGATCGTGGGCGGGGAGCTGGTGACCGCCCTCGCCGCGCCGGGGCAGATCGTCCCCGTCGACTCCGAGCACTCCGCGATCGCCCAGGCGCTGCGCGCCGGTACGCACGACGAGGTGCGTCGCCTGGTGCTCACCGCGTCGGGCGGACCTTTCCGCGGGCGCTCACGGTCAGAGCTCGCCGAGGTCACTCCTGCACAGGCACTGGCCCACCCGACGTGGGACATGGGCCGGGTCGTGACGACGAACTCCGCCACGTTGGTGAACAAAGGCCTCGAGGTCATCGAGGCGCACCTGCTGTTCGGCGTGCCCTATGACGCGATCGACGTCGTCGTGCACCCGCAGTCGGTCGTGCATTCCATGGTGGAGTTCGTCGACGGGTCGACGATCGCGCAGGCGTCACCGCCCGACATGCGACTTCCCATCTCCCTGGGCCTGGACTGGCCGCAGCGCGTGGCCGGTGTCGGCGTGCCGATCGACTGGACCGGTGCGACGCGGTGGGACTTCGAGCCGCTCGATGAGGACGCCTTCCCCGCGGTGCGCCTGGCCAAACACGTCGGAGAAGCCGGCGCGACCTACCCAGCCGTGTTCAACGCGGCGAACGAGCAGGCGGTCGACGCGTTCCACGAGGGGCGTCTGCGGTTCCTCGACATCGTCGACCTGGTCGCCGACGTGGTCGACCGACACGAGGCCCCCGCCGCTCTCACCCGCGCATCGCTCGCGGACGCCGAGAGCTGGGCGAGACGCGTCGCCGACGAGCTGATCGACGCTCGCTGA